From the Natronococcus sp. AD-5 genome, one window contains:
- a CDS encoding ABC transporter substrate-binding protein, translating to MLYTIKRLGLDHEHGFHLDVRLVSDELEGGVETVEAKLQDGDADLIDIDYISTARERTDGAPIVAIHPYGRTVGGLVTPTDSMISDLSDLPDRRIGVVRRLDKNWILVRAACREHYGFDPDEVAMPVEAGSKVELTRLLRDSEVDAILQFWPIVPEITETGDYHEVLPMSRLVQDLSETNRKLPISTFLTSETCLEENPDAVRGFKGAYRDAVERLTTDDELWVDIGDRLMYEDDPAVVRAVRDGWRDMVVADWDEETIVGMNRLFDHLLDVAGAEALGVDRIPNGMFRQEVRPS from the coding sequence ATGCTATACACAATCAAGCGATTGGGTCTCGACCACGAACATGGCTTTCACCTCGACGTACGGCTCGTATCCGATGAACTCGAGGGTGGCGTCGAGACAGTCGAGGCGAAGCTGCAGGACGGCGACGCCGACCTCATCGACATCGACTACATCTCGACGGCGCGCGAGCGAACGGATGGTGCGCCTATCGTAGCTATTCATCCCTACGGACGGACGGTCGGCGGCCTCGTCACACCGACAGACTCAATGATCTCTGACCTGTCGGACCTACCGGACCGCCGCATCGGCGTCGTTCGCCGACTCGACAAGAATTGGATCCTGGTTCGGGCTGCATGTCGAGAGCACTACGGGTTCGACCCCGACGAGGTAGCGATGCCCGTCGAGGCCGGTTCGAAAGTAGAACTCACTCGACTGCTCCGTGACAGCGAGGTCGATGCGATCCTCCAATTCTGGCCGATTGTACCTGAGATTACTGAGACGGGTGATTACCACGAGGTGTTACCGATGTCACGACTCGTCCAGGACCTCTCGGAGACTAACCGAAAGCTCCCGATCTCGACGTTTCTCACGAGCGAGACGTGCCTCGAGGAGAACCCCGACGCCGTCCGCGGGTTCAAGGGCGCTTATCGAGACGCTGTCGAGCGTCTCACGACCGACGACGAGCTCTGGGTCGACATCGGCGATCGGCTAATGTACGAGGACGATCCCGCGGTCGTGCGAGCGGTGCGAGACGGGTGGCGGGATATGGTCGTCGCCGACTGGGACGAGGAGACGATCGTCGGCATGAACCGTCTATTTGACCACCTGCTCGACGTTGCGGGGGCCGAAGCCCTCGGCGTCGATCGAATTCCCAACGGAATGTTTCGACAGGAGGTGCGACCTTCGTGA
- a CDS encoding VOC family protein has translation MRAVDHINVDVTDLEATHVFYRDVLKLPVRRPPADFEGEHAMFEVGDTVVTLAETGRADGWEKSDLEHPLDKAHLAFETDRSQYDAFVDELDGQFPNQGPYDWGEFEGFYFLDPDGNLLEVITYDPPEGDRARPLLTHDDVT, from the coding sequence ATGCGGGCTGTCGACCATATCAACGTCGACGTGACAGACCTCGAAGCGACGCACGTGTTCTACCGAGACGTCCTCAAATTACCGGTCCGTCGCCCCCCAGCGGACTTCGAGGGCGAGCACGCAATGTTCGAGGTCGGCGACACTGTCGTGACGCTCGCGGAGACGGGTCGTGCCGACGGCTGGGAGAAGTCCGATCTCGAGCATCCGCTAGACAAGGCCCACCTTGCGTTCGAGACCGATCGGTCGCAATACGACGCATTCGTCGACGAACTCGATGGACAATTTCCGAACCAAGGTCCATACGACTGGGGCGAGTTCGAGGGCTTCTACTTCCTGGACCCGGATGGAAACTTGCTCGAGGTGATTACGTACGATCCACCAGAGGGCGACCGGGCCCGACCGCTGCTTACTCACGATGACGTGACATGA
- a CDS encoding cupin domain-containing protein: METANVDKTALKQVSDGVYLGDLATGREASVKYWRIDSEATLPVHQHHNEQIGFVLSGTLVALVEGEEVTLSSGDCYRFPSQELHGAENRSDEPAIGIGILAPPRERPDWGDV, from the coding sequence ATGGAAACGGCAAACGTCGATAAAACAGCGCTCAAGCAGGTTTCCGACGGAGTATATCTCGGCGATCTCGCGACTGGCCGCGAGGCGAGCGTGAAATACTGGCGAATCGATTCCGAAGCAACTCTCCCCGTTCACCAACATCACAACGAACAGATCGGCTTTGTACTCAGCGGGACGCTGGTCGCATTGGTCGAAGGCGAGGAGGTGACGCTGTCCTCGGGTGACTGTTACCGGTTCCCGAGCCAGGAATTACACGGAGCCGAAAATCGATCGGACGAACCGGCAATCGGAATTGGCATCCTTGCGCCACCGCGGGAACGACCCGACTGGGGCGACGTCTGA
- a CDS encoding ABC transporter substrate-binding protein — translation MKTVTFQLNWEPNGFQAPYFLAREQGFYEEEGLDVAFLEGHGSPFAAEQAARGDAAFALAGASAVLTVQSQGLEPLAVAAVTAKTPAAIYTLRDVFGEPLERPEQLAGRTVAPSATKTRILTAQLLEDVGIRAEVDLHEVDPHTHHRVQHKVLDGTVDAAVGVVTNGLELEYEHERTADELPIGNHLPVYGMTLVTNPTFATDEPETVRSFLRATARGWAAATREPGAAVDALLSRNATLERRREIEQEKFETAARDLQFTPHVKEAGWGNHDGDRWRRLGETLSETNLLDGEIDPDAVWTNDYLDSEASIVREYSERVVS, via the coding sequence GTGAAGACCGTCACGTTCCAACTCAACTGGGAGCCGAACGGGTTCCAAGCCCCTTACTTCCTCGCCCGCGAGCAGGGGTTCTACGAGGAGGAAGGACTCGACGTCGCCTTTCTTGAGGGCCATGGCTCGCCCTTCGCCGCGGAACAGGCGGCCCGCGGGGACGCTGCGTTCGCGCTCGCGGGTGCGAGCGCCGTCCTCACCGTCCAGAGTCAGGGGCTCGAGCCACTGGCCGTCGCGGCGGTGACGGCGAAGACACCGGCGGCGATCTACACCTTGCGCGACGTTTTCGGTGAGCCCCTCGAGCGGCCTGAGCAACTCGCGGGTCGAACCGTCGCCCCCTCCGCGACCAAGACGCGAATTCTGACCGCCCAACTCCTCGAAGACGTCGGGATTCGAGCAGAGGTCGACCTCCACGAGGTCGATCCGCACACCCACCATCGAGTCCAGCACAAGGTGCTCGACGGAACCGTCGATGCAGCCGTTGGCGTCGTCACAAACGGGCTCGAACTCGAATACGAACACGAGCGGACCGCCGACGAACTCCCGATCGGGAATCACCTTCCCGTTTACGGCATGACCCTGGTCACGAACCCTACGTTCGCAACCGACGAGCCCGAAACCGTACGGTCGTTCCTCCGGGCCACTGCCCGCGGATGGGCCGCAGCGACTCGGGAGCCCGGGGCGGCCGTCGATGCGTTGCTCTCGCGGAATGCGACGTTGGAACGACGCCGGGAGATCGAACAAGAGAAGTTCGAGACGGCTGCTCGCGACCTCCAGTTCACGCCCCACGTCAAGGAGGCGGGTTGGGGGAACCACGACGGAGACCGGTGGCGTCGGCTCGGCGAAACGCTCTCGGAGACCAACCTGCTGGACGGAGAGATTGATCCGGATGCCGTCTGGACGAACGACTACCTCGACTCCGAGGCCTCGATCGTCCGCGAGTACTCCGAACGGGTGGTCTCGTGA
- a CDS encoding ABC transporter substrate-binding protein → MADNNTLRLFHLPFSFVLPQQVAVERGYFDEEGLEIELIERDRRSVEVKYIPAEETLTGDYEVDLYPVCKWESLKRTWQMGDGRVVANGTFADQPYTVFTRPETPIELPADLAGVKVAVNRRTGQEYTAMRALEEHVDPEDVQLVHYGMPTDRLRALRDGEVDAVTLLEPQSTLAKHLGFDPILQFENHMGIVGGDNVDSAIVDSYVAAYTRAAGDINDNPNEFREEYLEMLEKDIHVAPDLFDDINMAELKQRVEVPRYEVPEPADRDDLSAQLEWMKDRELIDNEAKIDAIVAPLR, encoded by the coding sequence ATGGCAGATAATAACACGCTAAGGTTGTTCCACCTCCCGTTCTCGTTCGTGCTTCCCCAACAGGTTGCGGTCGAACGGGGATACTTCGACGAGGAGGGGCTCGAGATCGAGCTAATCGAGCGGGATAGGCGGTCCGTAGAGGTAAAATACATCCCCGCAGAGGAGACGTTGACCGGCGATTACGAGGTCGATCTATACCCGGTCTGCAAGTGGGAGAGTCTCAAACGGACGTGGCAAATGGGCGACGGGCGGGTTGTCGCGAACGGAACGTTCGCCGACCAGCCGTACACAGTGTTCACTAGACCCGAGACGCCAATCGAGTTACCGGCCGACCTGGCAGGTGTGAAGGTCGCCGTCAACCGTCGGACCGGTCAGGAGTACACCGCGATGCGGGCACTCGAAGAACATGTCGATCCGGAGGACGTACAACTCGTTCACTACGGGATGCCGACCGACCGCCTTCGTGCGCTGCGCGACGGCGAGGTAGACGCCGTGACACTCCTCGAACCGCAGTCCACGCTGGCGAAGCATCTCGGGTTCGATCCAATCCTCCAGTTCGAGAATCACATGGGGATCGTTGGCGGCGATAACGTTGACTCCGCCATCGTCGATTCGTACGTCGCCGCGTATACACGCGCCGCGGGCGACATCAACGATAACCCCAATGAGTTCCGCGAAGAGTACCTCGAGATGCTCGAGAAGGACATCCACGTCGCGCCGGACCTCTTCGACGACATCAACATGGCGGAGCTGAAGCAACGTGTTGAGGTACCGCGATACGAGGTGCCAGAGCCCGCCGATCGAGATGATCTCAGCGCGCAACTCGAGTGGATGAAAGACCGAGAACTGATCGATAACGAGGCGAAGATCGACGCCATTGTCGCGCCGTTGAGGTGA
- a CDS encoding ABC transporter substrate-binding protein, with amino-acid sequence MNDKHTRRGVLAIGGGITVSGCLGTLEGNDSADSEKPESVTLLLNWKVNGLHVPYITAHENGFYEEEGFDVEFESGDGSDFAANQAGLGNVEFAISSGDQILAVNSKGLSPIAIGIVMQRNPNVIFADRDQFGEFADPERLEGATVGSGPGMVQTMTEAYLDHHGVLDSVDYVDTGFDTVQRLLGGEIDAAGGVFGDVVDAEHQGREIDVLEIQDAVPSYGHLIATDQSFAEENPDTVSAFLRATAKGAVWAIENSDEAMDALVDVQPELDEARENQADKWERLYERYMHSETVEAEGWGASAPEPWKETYETLVDADALNGDVDPDEVWTNEYLDTDDEYIAKYAERTGT; translated from the coding sequence GTGAACGATAAGCACACACGACGAGGGGTCCTGGCGATCGGGGGAGGAATTACCGTTTCAGGATGTCTCGGAACGCTCGAAGGCAACGATTCCGCAGACTCGGAGAAGCCCGAATCAGTTACACTCCTCCTCAATTGGAAGGTAAACGGCCTCCATGTCCCCTATATCACTGCTCACGAGAATGGGTTTTACGAGGAGGAAGGGTTCGACGTCGAGTTCGAGAGCGGCGACGGTTCCGACTTCGCGGCAAATCAGGCTGGCCTCGGGAACGTCGAATTCGCTATCTCGAGCGGCGATCAGATCCTCGCGGTCAACAGTAAGGGACTGTCACCGATCGCTATCGGGATCGTCATGCAACGGAACCCGAACGTCATCTTCGCTGACAGGGACCAGTTCGGCGAATTCGCCGATCCGGAGCGACTCGAGGGCGCTACGGTCGGGAGCGGACCAGGAATGGTGCAGACGATGACCGAAGCGTACCTCGACCACCACGGCGTGCTCGATAGCGTCGACTACGTCGACACAGGCTTCGATACCGTTCAACGGCTGCTCGGCGGCGAGATCGACGCCGCCGGCGGGGTATTCGGAGACGTCGTCGACGCGGAACACCAGGGCAGAGAGATCGACGTCCTCGAGATCCAGGACGCGGTCCCCTCCTATGGCCACCTTATCGCGACCGATCAGTCATTCGCCGAGGAGAATCCGGATACGGTAAGCGCCTTCCTTCGAGCGACCGCCAAGGGTGCCGTCTGGGCAATCGAAAACTCTGACGAAGCGATGGATGCCCTCGTGGACGTCCAACCGGAACTCGACGAAGCGCGAGAGAACCAGGCCGACAAGTGGGAGCGGCTGTACGAGCGCTATATGCACTCCGAAACTGTGGAGGCGGAGGGTTGGGGTGCGAGCGCTCCAGAGCCGTGGAAGGAAACGTACGAGACACTCGTCGACGCCGACGCCCTCAATGGCGACGTCGACCCGGACGAGGTATGGACGAACGAGTACCTGGACACCGACGACGAGTACATCGCGAAGTACGCGGAGCGGACCGGGACGTGA
- a CDS encoding ABC transporter permease, which produces MVLAALLVAWHAAVVRYRLPSIILPSPREVGGALVETYPTLLGDAAVTGATAGIGLVVGSAVGAVLAFAMVHSRTVTSTVLPYIIALRIAPLIAIAPLLFLWFGRGVPGRALVVVTLTVFPITISTIGGLRQTPEEYLELMETVNASRTTVFLNVRIPAAAPSVFAGLKIAATVSVIGAIVTEFVTLNAGLGYRVFETAAYLRTAETYAALVVLSLLGIAFYLVPVAIERAIRRS; this is translated from the coding sequence GTGGTACTCGCGGCATTGCTTGTTGCTTGGCATGCTGCCGTCGTCCGCTACAGACTCCCGTCGATCATCCTCCCGTCACCGAGGGAAGTCGGCGGGGCGCTCGTCGAGACATATCCGACGCTTCTCGGTGATGCTGCCGTCACGGGCGCGACCGCTGGCATCGGACTCGTCGTCGGCAGTGCCGTCGGTGCAGTCCTTGCCTTCGCGATGGTACACTCACGAACGGTGACGAGCACGGTGTTGCCCTATATCATCGCGCTTCGAATTGCGCCACTGATCGCCATTGCGCCGCTGCTGTTCCTATGGTTCGGCCGCGGCGTTCCCGGTCGCGCGCTCGTAGTCGTTACGCTGACCGTCTTCCCGATCACGATCTCGACCATCGGTGGCCTCCGACAGACGCCCGAGGAGTATCTCGAGCTGATGGAGACGGTCAACGCCTCGAGAACCACGGTCTTTCTAAATGTACGCATCCCCGCGGCCGCGCCGAGCGTCTTCGCCGGACTGAAAATCGCTGCGACGGTGAGCGTCATCGGCGCAATCGTCACCGAGTTCGTCACACTTAACGCCGGTCTCGGATACCGAGTGTTCGAAACGGCGGCGTACCTCCGGACGGCGGAGACGTATGCTGCCCTCGTCGTCCTCTCGTTGCTCGGGATCGCGTTCTACCTCGTCCCAGTTGCGATCGAACGCGCGATCCGGCGCTCGTGA